The Anopheles moucheti chromosome 3, idAnoMoucSN_F20_07, whole genome shotgun sequence genome contains the following window.
GCTACCGtggtgcagtgcagtgcacaGGAAATCGTTACATGATTTAGACTTTTCACAATACTGTAACGGAAACACTAGTAGCAAGCTCCAATAAAATCGAATGTCGTACATTCCAGCGGTATGTTTCAAGCCGTTCGATCTGGGAACGTTCATTCCGATTGTCAATTGTGTTCATTTATGTTCATTTTGACATTAAAAGATTGACAGATGTCGACAGTAAATATTCCTTGATAGAAATAAATACTTAAATAAATACTGACAGATTTTAGAGATAAAGGATAGACAGTCGCACGTGGCTTAGTTAAACCAAACGATTGTTAAAGGATTTTAAAAATGAACAACATATCAATATCTTTAAGCTACTTTtagcaacattttaaattatattaaatggCTCTGtattatttacataaaataaataataaaaagaacataaatgcataagaaacattaaaaattaaacataaaacatgctttttggaaattttatcgCGCTTCTGTGCTATATGTTCGATTAActtgaatttaaaataaaatgctaGAAAACAACGAACGAAAACGATTGCAAAGCGTGTTGGGATACAAAGTTTCCTGCAAATATTAAAGTCCCATCCGCCAACAGGGGAAATGTTGCATGCAAAAGCACATTCAAACGAACATTGGCCCGCTGTAGACGTAAGGAACCGTGGAAGCTACCATTGGCACGACGTTCCGTTGACGttctacatttttgttttacttcccaCCAGCACTCGTTATGTTAgctgacgacgacgacgaccacgACGACGTAGCACCATTTTTAGCGCACATCTAGATGCAAATTCGGGCCAATTCGTTCGGTGGGACTTCAAACAAACTTCTAACCCGGTTCGATTCGTCCGTGCTATGGGTGCCGGGTCAGGTTTGCAAAACGTGGGCCCGGAAACTATGATATTGTCTGCCAGCCCGTCAAAGCACCCGTCAAACGCGCGTTGTGCCTCCGTTCCTTGATGTGCCATTGCCACACGATTGCGCTCAGCTGCAACACCgggaaacgaacgaacgaacgaaacgacACGGCACAGGAAAAAGCGGTAGCgagcaaaaaaggaacacagaACTTTGCAAAACCTAAACAATCACGCTCACAATCGTGGTGTTGTTATCAACCGTTGCCGCTTTTTAACGGAGCGCGCCACTGCATTGTGAAGCGCGAACTTTTTTGATGCAAATTCCCCCCCTTTTTTTCAGTGCACTTTTGCATTCTTTACGCCGTTGGAGGCAGGAAAACAATATTGATCGTTTCTGGTTTTAACTTATTTGCACTATGTTAGGAATTATTGTGCCGGGAACAACCTTTCTAGGACGACATTCTACGGAGTTGCTCACAAGTGGAGGATGGAGGATAGAGTGTTTTCAAAGTAGTACGAATTTTGTTAAAGTGTACAAGATTTAAAACGCGAGAAAACGATCCTTAAAAGCAGGAAAGAAACAAAGTCCCTTAAAAATGCAATCTGAAAGTAGTAACAAGAACTATAAAAAGCTAATGCTCAATACtaataaagcattttaataaaGTTGACATGAGTATAAGCCATTGTGCTGTCGATGACAAACTCCTCTATCTTTTTCCGTCCTTTAAATCCCAACCATCATTCGTTTCTTCGTCTCGTTTCAAACTTCACCTGTCATACGGTCGCCTTCCGGTTTCCGGCTAATACTGAACCCTCTTCCGTACTACTTCCCTGTCCGGAAGATCAGTTTCCAAACGATGGTTGCAGGCACAAGGCGGGACGCCGAGGACACTACCCTCGATCGGAAGTGGCACCAGACGAGAAATGACGAGACACCAACAACAGGGACCGAATGGCGTCCGGTTGGACCGACCCTCCCCACCCGAATCCGACGAGAGTGTTCGTCCTTCACGTTGAACAAGCGCAAACAAAAAGCATCGTTCGGCGCCGTAAGAGAAAAGCGATGGCAACCAATCCGCTTTTACGATTTCTTCAATATTTGCAAAATTCCGAGTGGAAAAGAACGTACCGAACCGCACATTCCAGCGCGGAAACGAAAGCCTATCGACCGTGAAGTGACACGCTTTTCCGGCACGGTATCGATATCGGGCGGTGTGCAGTAGTGCCGGTTTTCGGGAAGCCCAAAAATTCCACCCACCCTTAAACACCATCCCGCTGTGCTTGGAGAGAAAAAGACAGGCGAAAAGTAGAACACCTGCTACAAAACGCCCTACAAAAACGATATCCTGCAGCAACAGCTTGGAAGTCATATTTTATCCACTTGTCACCGTCGGTGCCACGCGCGTGAAACAAGATTTACAAATTCATCATCTGCTGCGTATTTTTTTACGACTCAATAGGCAGGCAAATATAGAAAGGGAAAGTGTGGGTAACCTAGATTTTCATTGACGGAAGCAATAAAGGACAATGGCACAAACAACGAAAGTCGATGGTGTGATGTGTTCAAGCGCCCACTCAACTTTGGGCAGATCTTTAAAACATTCTTAAACGTTTTTATTCTAACAAGCAAGATTACTCGACCGTTTCTAAGGTAAACTTAACGATCTCCATCGGTCGTAGTCGTTCATTATGAACCAATAAGTTTGAAAGCAAAGCAATACACGCCCCGATGATCTCATCAATATTCATAACAATTAATCAGTGTTCCCTCAGCAACCAGTCACCCGAAAGGTAAACACAAACAGGTGACCATACCTGCGGATCGAATGGAACCACCGGAATTCCTGACAAACTCATCCGATGCATAATTGAAATGGCAGAGGCAGAAGCCTCGAGTTTCCactataataaatataaaaaattaatcataTTAATCAACATTTGGTTTTCCGTTCCGATAAACTTCCAGGAGAAAAAGCAAAATTTCCTATAAACCATTGCCTCGCAGGCGGCTAAACACACCAATCGCATACGATTTTCCGCCACCTAACACCTAATGCCCAGACCATACCAGGAAGAAACGCCCCAAATACACACATCGACCGCAAATGCCGCTGTAACGTGTTTGATCTGTTCCTTTTCggacgaaaaaaggaaattcaatttcatccaAATTGCGTGCGTGTGGCGCATCTGCCTCCGTAGCATGGGGACGAAAGGATGGGCCCGGGAACGAACGCAGTGCGTAGGAAGCTGCGTGCTCGGTCGGATGCGAAACATCTGCAGGGTCGGAAAATTATCGCACTATTGTGCACGGTTGGTGTAAAAGAGTCAACTCAATTTGGGCTGACGATCTGCCGGGAACAGGGAAAAGTTAAACAGTTACTACACAACGTGATTCGATCAAGATACGAATGTGTGGTTTCTTGATGGatattgaatttgttttttttttgctcaaactaCTAAATAAATGTGCTAATAGTGGGTATGTATGGGCTTTCCATCTCTTATTGATTTTCGTCTAGCATTGCTTAACTATCGAGctgtttataaaacaaatgccGAACATACAAGATATCCGGGAGTTATTTAGTTTACcatcgttgtttgtttattatttatatattcaTTTTTCACAATCGTTGGATATCATCCTTAAGGATTGAGCCTCAAAATCTTTCAATTAACTTTCCCAAGCATCCGTGGAAGCTTTTGAAGGTGTTTCAATGGAATTTAGAAGCCGAAGAGATGGCAGATTTCATTAAAAGTCGTAGACATTGATGTTAGATCATCTGCTTATCCATAGCTAGCTTTAACTGCGAGAAATTCCCAACAGTGGGTGCGAGGAATTGTGACCAAGAACCAATAATTGTTGCAGGCCTAGAACCGAGCTTTATAAGATAAACTCAGACTTCCAGGACTCCAAGGCAGCAGGTGTTCTGTGCTGTGGATTTGGTTTGCAGGCATCCAAACGATACATGTATATTTGAACACTGACGACCGTGAATTAACTGAGGGAGATTCCATGTTGAAAGTTCTTACACATGTTGAGCTTGGATTGATTACCGTAGGTAATCATCTCCTCTCCACCTAGGTTAATTGCTTTGTTACAAAGACAATGCCAAGATCTGTGATGGGGCTAGTGCGCTCCGTTGATGATTCGACTAATGATGGAACTGTGTTCTATGTTTTCAAAAGCTCCAGTGATAAAGGTACTGCGACAATTTTCAATACACAATTTTAGGTCCCTGCGATAACGCCAAAGGTTGAAGTTGTTGATGTATTATTGCAGTTATTGACAGTATCTAGCTGTTGGTAGATGGCTCTAGGCATAAGAATTGTACGTACTCTGTAGAATTTTAAACCTTGATAGACAGACAACAGGGCAAGAGGCAAAGAAACCAAGAGTTCACAGAGAATAACTTAAATGCAAATAACATCCACCATACCGTAAGAAACCATCAATTCCATCTGTTGCTCTGCAACATCTTTGTTCGAATCAGAAAGGGTACCGAAAAATGGCAACCTGCAAACAACTGCACCAAACAAATGCACCATTTCTCCTCACAGCAGATGCAGATCGTAGAATGTACCCCAGGCCGTAAAGAGGTCCCCACGTACGCTGGCTGGCTTTCTCTTTGTTACCATCCGAAGTGGCGAGTGTCGCAGTGAAGTGAAATCGACCGAGATTCTAAGCATTGAAACGCAGAGTATTGGCAACATCCCCTTTGGTGGTCAAATCTCTTCTCCCCCACCTTCTCGTACATATCCCAAAGAGCCAATTTTAGTAGCACCATACGATatatcatttaatttcattttttgcaCCTTTTTTCGGGGGCAAAGAGGCACAGCAAGACAAAGACCATCCGTGCCCTGTGCACAGCAGACAGACAGTGTAGCCAAGCGTAGGAAAatggtatcctttttttttgtgcatcatCCCCCTCGAAAGTATGCTCCATTAGCATTTTCCACACCCCAGTAACGGAAATGGCACGGACGGGAACGGACAGAGAAAGCATTTTTGGCGGAGCGCATTAGAAGAAAAGAGTAAGGAATGGTGTACACATTTAACACTAACACCAGTGCAAAGCACTTCGGACGCCGGCGCATACAAACAAACGTCgcagagggaaaaaaaaacacacagcactACGGGATATGCAGACCGCAGAAAGATCCTCTATCCTCGCCAACGTGTGATGCtgtgtttgattttatgcGACACGCACACTGTTGCAACAAGGACGAAAGCAGTGTAGTACGGTGCATGGGATGGTGGTAGTAAGGGTTCGGTGCGAACAGGTGCAAGGCACCGGAGGGCATGGGTCGTTCATGCTGTACAGGTGTGCTCTTCCCAAAACGGCGTATGTTCTTCTGTTGTAAGTCGCGTTTATACTTTCATATGCATCGAAAacattatattaaataaaaaaagactaTTTTATTAAATCCTCTTTCAACTTACCTTTACAATTGCAGCAAGCTGGTAGCAACCAATCACCAAAGCAAATGATGCGGTCATGTGTTAATCGTCGAGTAGCCGATGATCTTCGAAAAACGTCACATCACCAATCGTCGTTCCAATCTTCGTTATGCAAATCCTGTCGAGATTTCGCTTATTTCCCGTACGCTTTCAACAACTTAAActcaaattaattattctatTTCTCTTTTTCACCAGCATCGATATGCACGAAAATCGAACCGCTTCAATTAATACTCGCGCGAAACGCTTTTAAGCTGTTAATCAACAACGCATatctcttcttctttttctgttaaagCAAGCTCTGAATTCATAAACTTATTGAATTGAAAAACtccaaaaactaatatttaacTGTTGCAATGTGTACCTTTCACGATGAAGTATTGCAGGGAATAAAAACTATCTCTTTCGATGTTTCACTTAAACTGCCATTGTTTAAACATGTGtaatgctttatttttgtagCTGAGTTTTTGTACAGAAACTTAAGTAGAAACATGAACTTTAGTAATAGATTAAGTTATCAAAACATCGTTAAAACCAAACGGAAAGTGGCATTATTCTTTGTTCTCTAAGCAAAAGCTTCATTAGTAATGCTCATTATATTTTCTAACTtcatcttttccatttttgatagataaaaaaaataaacgaatgtaggaaaatgagaaaactGACGAGAACATGCATTTTTGAGCACAACGCAAGAAAGCTTGGCAGAAATGAAAAGGCACACGCAACGTATGTGTGTATACGTGGTCACGACGGTTCGCGTTTGTATGCGTGTATGGATATACCACCAACACTATCGTACAACCCAACGTAGTAATACACAATCTTACTAACGTACAACTCTTTTTCATATGATGCATTCAGCACACGATGCACCTGACGATCATCTACAACACAATCTTAAtcaaacgcacacacgcgcTCATACACCTCCGCATACAAATCTCACGCACTTGCTGCGAGGGCACAGAGAATAGCATTAATCTGCAACACTGCCCATCCAAACAAATGGAGGTTCACTTTTTCGTTAGCTTCCACTGGATCCTTCTTCTTCACGCTCTTCCCATTTCGTTGTTTCGCGGACGATCGGAGTTTAGCGTAGCACACACACGGGCAGCACAGCACAATtatttccccacacacacgcacacacacgcacattccAGAACAGCGCTTTGTTGACACTGCATAGGACAGAAACGAACGTAAACGCCAACTGACCGTAATGGAAGCGAAAATGCTCCCTCACACCGGTGCAATTTCTGCAGCCGTTTTGTTTCCGCACAATTTTACCACCAATTGGTTATATTTTCACACAGGATATCACCACAAAACACTCTGCACAACAGAACGCCAACGAATTCGCGGAGACACGCCGTACGACACAGCACAGGCCGAAGCTACACTACTACTACAACCATCGGGCAAGTGGAGGTTTTTACCGTCGATGAATTTATGACCAAAATGTAGTCCCGTAGTTACACACTATGGGACGGACGGTTTGATGAAAGCCCGCAGTTTACAGGCAAAAATAGAGCGAGATAGCAAAATATTTAGAAAGAGACATATCTATTGTGCGAAAGGCGACGGTTGACGTTTCACGATCGGACATTATACACCTTGGGCGTTAAGCTGTCACATCGACAAAGGGTAGATATTTGAACGGAGCTTTTTCCGaaatattctatttcttggTAAAAAATCAACTTGAACATGTTTTGCAAACAAGATGACGCAAAATGGATTGTTCGTCGTGTAAGGAATGTACTATACTTACCAGTTTCATCTCGTAACGGAAATTCGCTCATCGACTGCGAGTCGTTCGTTTGGTTGGACGGTCCGGCTGTTACATGGCTCAAAATACTTAACGTTTCGATCCTTTGCCGCAATGATTCGTCGTCGCATTCGTCTGCAAATTGCAGGGTGTACATTTTACAATTACCGGGCAAAGGTGCATAATAACGAAGCAAGCGCGCCGTTCCAATCGTTCCTTACGTATAAAACAAGCGGTACCAACTACACACGCATTCTTTCAACACCTCACACCTTACAGAAGCACAACTTTTTACACACATCTAACGACATTCTGCAACAACTTATACATAATTACTTTATTacgtttaaatttaaatagatACATAACGTTTCGCATGTAATATTAGGTTGCGTTCAGCACATTTGTTGCTAGTTTCACGTTCTGTTTCGAGCGTGGATCTAGGTGCGCATATACCTTCAGCATCGCCTCAATCGGTATCCCTTGAAGCGATGGACTGATGGTGGGAATGCATTTCGTGTACATGTGGTTCCGAAATGGCACAAACAGATCATTCTTTACCTTCATCGAAAGTCCCTGCAGATACTGGTAACAGAATGGAAGTTGGTCCGCATCGACCCATGGGACGTGAAAACTTACAGGAAGCACGGTGGAAAATCCTGCCTTATACCCATAGTACGGTAGCAAGTTAACAATCAGCAAGTCCCCGCTGCAGAAGGCAACTACCGTGCAGGTTAGATTTGTGCACAAGGCTTTCTCGTGCACCAACTCCAACTCGAAACGATAAGCGCCGGCCCGCTTTCGGAACCATTCCATGGGTAGCCGAGTGGCGAAATGTTTCACCAGCCGTTTATCGAACGACCGGTAGATGTAATGTTTCTCCGACCGTAATGCCGACGGTAGTGAGGCACCTTTCGGAATCAAACCCAGCTCGAGGGCGATCACGTAGATAAGTACTATCATCAGATCGGACCGGCTTATCTCCGTGACGTCCTTACCGCAGTGGGTGAAAAAATAACGCAAGGCGAGTTTGAGCGACGATGGCAGCTCCAGCCGATTGCTGTCTTCTACGAGAAGCGGATACAACCACCATTCCCTGAGTGGTGTAACTTCAATATGATGATATCCTACAATGAAAGCGACATAGACCGATGAGACAAACAATAGGCTACGGTGCAACTATCGGCCCAAAACTACCGACAAGAAACAGAAGAACTAgcgttacacacacacacatgactACCAAACTACCAAGCCTATAGCGCACCACTAAAACCCAAAGCATAGTTAAGTGTCCCTAAATGCCTACCTTCCGCCTCTTCGGCCACTGTCTCCAGTGGGGATCTGCTCCGCTGTATTTCATCGCTGAGGTTTTCCAAAGTGGACGAGTTTTGTTCACCGGTATCACTGTCCATGTCTGGTCGCTATGAGTCAGCTATTACGAACTATGCTGCTATACTTGAGGAAATACGTCGTTTATCCGAAAGGCACCGTGCGAGAGTTCCTGGAAATCGTTCCTAAGCTTAGGCGCGTGATTGAACGGAGGTTGAACAAAGATTGAAAACGCCAAGAAACCAGCATTTAACAAGTTTCTGCTTCTGCTATTGTGTTGCTTCTGAATTTGGAGGATTTGAAAGCAAATTGTAAATACAAAACAGTTCCGGCGTACGACGTCTGGTTGACAGTTTGAACACCTACATTTGACATATTTGGACCGGGTGCATACAGAGCTGCTCCAGTCGTGAGTCGCAGGCGTCCATGTTGTATTTCAGTTTTAAAACAGGACTAAAATTAATTACGGCTTTGCAAACCGCACAACTGAACGTTTCAGAATATTTTAACTTCtaaatagaaattaaaaagGTTTTGTTACAGTACGAAACGGTAATTGACCAACTCATTAACTCTAACCAGATAAAAATATCCTTAACGTACCGCTAATGTCATTATCCTTCATCGGTTTTTGACAACCCGAGGATATGTTGTGTGTGCCTTTTCACTGCTTTGCAAAGAGACGGCGTCCGGTGTGTTGTTTACTGTAAATATCAGAACACTAGATTTTAGTCAGAGAACACTTCTCATAACTATATTATAATATTCTCAAATTGATATTCCCTTGTGTTGGTTAATCGTTTGTGTGATTAAGAACCTTAATTGTGAAACAATATCGGCGCTTTGTGAAACATTTTCCTGTGTGCATTTCAACCTCTACTATTCCATCATTCACAGTCCACTCCATGGAACGAAGAGAGCAAAAAGGGTAATAAAATCATGACCGATTGAGCTGAAATTGTGCGCATTTTCGCTATCTTATTGCTGTTATTTTAGGACTAATCGAGTGACAACCCAACAGCTCTCAAGAATGGCAAGCGCCCTGGAATCAGCACCGGAAGTCGCGAATAACGGAGTGAGGGGTCCGCAGACGGTATTTTGGAGAAAAGTTGCTAAAGAACTGAACGAACTTGGACCCGTGGTTAGAGATACGACATCATGGAAGAGGGTACAAAATCAACTAAAGCCCATCACACGATAAAACGATGGAAACTGATCCCACCATTTGGTTCCTTTGGCAGGTTTGGTTTGACTTTAAATTTAGCGTAAAGAAACgagtaaaacaacacaacgagGACGTAGAGGATGGTGTTTACCCAAGGCAGCTTTCCCCTATACAGGCAAGAGTTGCAAAACTGTTAAACATGGAAGTCAAGAAATCGAAGTTGATACAAGCCGCAGGCTCCAGTTCCGAAGAGATGCACAGCGATGAGACAATCGGCTTCAAAGATGAAACGTTCGATCGGGAAGATTCAAACCCGCTGGCCAATATGATGCGAGATGCGTCCGATGACACGATGAACCCGTTAACGACGCGCTCCTCACCAAGAGTGATCAGTTCGTGTCATAAACGACTGGAAAAGCTTCCCAACATTACCATTGTAAAGCAAAGGCATGATCAAGATCCCTTAGCCAACGGTGCTGCTAACAGCGTTGCCGCCGATGAAGAGTCCAACGCTATACCATGCAGTACATCCCGGAAAAGGGCAAGAGATGCAAACTTTCATAAAGCTCTGGAAACTAACAAAGCAATGATTGCTGTGGTAAATGCATCTCTGATCGCTAACAAGGAACTTACCGATGAGATGCGAGCAATGACGAAATCCTGCAACGAACTGAACGAAAATATGAAGAATATGAATAGTACGATGCGGGAATTGATAGAAGtattaaaacacaaataaacgaATGCATTTACCAAACGTGTGGCatgacaaattaattttaggAGCAGTTATTTACTTGCAATATTTACACGCCATGCACATGTTATGTAGCGCACAACAAACGTCTATGATGGTCACGCATTCGGCGGGCTTGTACGGGATCGGTGGTTTGCCTAGCAAGCATCTAAAGCGATTCTTTAACAGCGAGATCGTTTCTTCCGCTACGGCGTGCGCCTTTGCATGTTGATCATTAAATATAGCCTCGCGGCTGTTGGGTTTGGCGTTTTTTATCGGGGTGAATATCCAGGGTTTTGATGGAAACATGGATTTAGCTTTGA
Protein-coding sequences here:
- the LOC128304480 gene encoding uncharacterized protein LOC128304480: MDSDTGEQNSSTLENLSDEIQRSRSPLETVAEEAEGYHHIEVTPLREWWLYPLLVEDSNRLELPSSLKLALRYFFTHCGKDVTEISRSDLMIVLIYVIALELGLIPKGASLPSALRSEKHYIYRSFDKRLVKHFATRLPMEWFRKRAGAYRFELELVHEKALCTNLTCTVVAFCSGDLLIVNLLPYYGYKAGFSTVLPVSFHVPWVDADQLPFCYQYLQGLSMKVKNDLFVPFRNHMYTKCIPTISPSLQGIPIEAMLKVYAHLDPRSKQNVKLATNVLNAT
- the LOC128303677 gene encoding uncharacterized protein LOC128303677, with amino-acid sequence MERREQKGTNRVTTQQLSRMASALESAPEVANNGVRGPQTVFWRKVAKELNELGPVVRDTTSWKRVWFDFKFSVKKRVKQHNEDVEDGVYPRQLSPIQARVAKLLNMEVKKSKLIQAAGSSSEEMHSDETIGFKDETFDREDSNPLANMMRDASDDTMNPLTTRSSPRVISSCHKRLEKLPNITIVKQRHDQDPLANGAANSVAADEESNAIPCSTSRKRARDANFHKALETNKAMIAVVNASLIANKELTDEMRAMTKSCNELNENMKNMNSTMRELIEVLKHK